The DNA window ACTAAGTGAGATTTTTAAGGTGTCAGCAAGAGGTACGATTAACGTATCAGGCGCTTGAACGTTCTTTACAACAGGCGGAACATTTTGAGCTGGATCGAAGATTGAAGAGTATTCCTTCTCGCACGACTGAAGAAAGATGGAGCAGAAAACTACTGCAAATACTATGTTTTTTATATTATTCACTTACTTACCAAAATTTAATGTAAAAAGGAACTGGGGTAAAGGATATTATAAAGATAATGATAGCAAAGTAACCAATCAATTTTCTTTTTATATCGAGTCCAACTGGATCATAAATTTCTGGATGATAAAGTTTTATCAAGAAGCGTAAAATCAATGCCCAAAATACCCATCCGCTCCAACCTATTGGAAAATTTAGATTAAAAAACTCCGAAACAAATCCTGAAATTCCAAGAATCATTAGTAATGCAAATGTTACATCGGCAACTTTGCGGTGAAGATTAGTACCGAACATAGAATAAAATATATGCCCGCCATCTAGTTGTCCGACAGGGATCAAATTCATTGCTGTTACAAACAATCCAAACCAACCAACGCAGAGATATGGATAATGGTAAATTTCGCTCATCGGTGGAACAAATTCAGCAGATGGATTAGTTAACAACAATTGCATCGAAGAGTATAGCAGGTTAGTTCCAAACTCCAATGCCAATGCATTTGATTCCGTTGTTTGATTAAAATAATCGGGATGAATGGTCAAAATAAATTCAGCCGGAGGAAGATTTAAAAATCCATAAATCAACAATACAACACATGCAAAAAATCCCGCTATGGGACCTGCGACTCCAATATCAAACATTGCTCGGCGTGTGTTGATCGGAGATTGTGTTTTTATTACGGCACCCAATGTCCCAAAATTCAAAAATATTTCAGTCATCGGAAATGGAATGAAGAAAGGTAATGTTGCCTTCACTTTATGACTGCGAGCAGCAAAGTAATGACCAAATTCATGACTACCCAATACAAATAAAATTGCCAAGGAATAAGGCAAACCAATGTGGAAATTATCTAAATCCATTGCTGCGGCTGGCCCAAATATCCAAGAGACTCCCGCCACCGTAGTTGTAAAAAATGTTACACCGAAAAGTAAAATGTTAATAAGAAAAGAAAATTTCCCTTGAAAGATTTTACTAAAAATACTTTTAGGTTTTTGGATTTCGTAGTGCTCAGACATATCAGAAAAGGAGATAAGCTCCAATTGATGAACGATTTAGCTTGAATCGAGAAAATTCGCCGTGAAGATGCTTACCAGAATAATAATTGTAAATTATGCGCAACCCGGAAGAATTCCACTTACCAAAATGAATTCCAGCGGATATTGATTTATCACTTTTGTAATTATCATCATATGTTTTATGAAATTTAATATCCAGTCCGCCAAACAATTGCGCTCTTGGATTTTTTATAGTATATAACAAAAACTCGGCTCCGGTTCCAAAGCTCAGATTACTTTTTACTTCCGGAATTGCATGAAATAAATAGTTAATAGTCAAATATAATTTTTGCTGTTTCCATTCAATGGCTGAGCTCAGTTCTGTAAATTCTCTGCTGTAAACAAATGGTTCCAAGCTATTGTTCCAAGTTTTATTTATAGAATTATAACTACCATCAACTAAATGCGCAGAGATGTGACTGATCCTGAGTCGGCTGGAAATTTTTATATTTTTAATGCTTGTCCTATGTGAAAAGTAACCACCAAAAAAATAATCAATAGCATCAACTGGAAATTTAAAATTACTTTGACTTCTTAGCATCGACCAGGTGAAAAACTCCGCACCTAATCCGAATGTATTTTTTTTATCAGATTTAATGTGAATAAGATCTTTTGCTGCACCAATATCTAGTTGAAGTCCCTTGCCGCTTAAACTAAAAATTGAACCGACTTTCGCCTCAAATGGATTAGAAAAATTCGGTGGATAAATTAATTCTCTTGGAAAGAATTTAACGTGAGAATCGTAGCAGCTAATTCTTGCTTTGGAATGATCACAGCTATAGTGACGCACCAGATCATTATCTTCAGCTTTTGCAAATGAGAAATAAAGTAATATTAGAAGGAGTAGACTCAATAATTTTTTCAATAATACATACCATTATTAACCAAGAATCTTTTTGCCAAATTTAAGAATTTTTTGCTTAACTAATTTGTTGAATCCATAATAAAACTTAGACGGAATGCTTAAAACACCATACAGATTAGTTGGAAACGCAAAAGATGGTTCAAAGTAGCAATTGACAGTGCATCCCTGGCAAAAATCAAATCGTCCTTCTT is part of the Ignavibacteria bacterium genome and encodes:
- a CDS encoding site-2 protease family protein, which codes for MDLDNFHIGLPYSLAILFVLGSHEFGHYFAARSHKVKATLPFFIPFPMTEIFLNFGTLGAVIKTQSPINTRRAMFDIGVAGPIAGFFACVVLLIYGFLNLPPAEFILTIHPDYFNQTTESNALALEFGTNLLYSSMQLLLTNPSAEFVPPMSEIYHYPYLCVGWFGLFVTAMNLIPVGQLDGGHIFYSMFGTNLHRKVADVTFALLMILGISGFVSEFFNLNFPIGWSGWVFWALILRFLIKLYHPEIYDPVGLDIKRKLIGYFAIIIFIISFTPVPFYIKFW
- a CDS encoding DUF1207 domain-containing protein, which codes for MSLLLLILLYFSFAKAEDNDLVRHYSCDHSKARISCYDSHVKFFPRELIYPPNFSNPFEAKVGSIFSLSGKGLQLDIGAAKDLIHIKSDKKNTFGLGAEFFTWSMLRSQSNFKFPVDAIDYFFGGYFSHRTSIKNIKISSRLRISHISAHLVDGSYNSINKTWNNSLEPFVYSREFTELSSAIEWKQQKLYLTINYLFHAIPEVKSNLSFGTGAEFLLYTIKNPRAQLFGGLDIKFHKTYDDNYKSDKSISAGIHFGKWNSSGLRIIYNYYSGKHLHGEFSRFKLNRSSIGAYLLF